GCACTGCGACGATTATGAGGTAGAATATGAGACACATGATGAAGCAGTCGGAAAGGAAATTTTCTCCGAATTTTTGGCACATCATGAAATTGAGCCACAGCCTGCGCAAAAGAAAATTGTGCGCTTTATGACGGCTTTAAACAATCAGAAAGGCTAGGTGCTGTGATGGATATTTCATCAATGAAAACATTGCTTGAACTTCAGGCAATGCAGAATTTAAATACATCCAATCAGTCAAGCGCAAGTGTATTATCATCATCTACGTCGACTTTATTTTCCGATTTAATGAGCGACATTTTAGGCGGACAATCTTTATCAAGTTCGCTAACTGGACTTGGTGATGTTAGCACTTTCCAGCAGTTAACGGATTCCGAACAAACTTCTAATTCGCAGCAGCAAAACTCGGCTGCTCAAAACTATATCGCAACATTTTTGTTGAATAATTCAACTAACTTAACGAATTTACCGGGTACATTCAACAGCCTTTCAGCAAGTAATGAAACATCCACAATTGAACAGTATATGACGGATTTTACAAGAAAGACCGATGTAGCAAATTTCTTTGCCGGTGCTGAAACTTATCAAGCAGAAATTGCTGCTGCCGCTAAGAAATACAATTTACCTGAAAAACTGATTACTTCCGTTATTAAACAGGAGTCGAACTTTAAAGCATCTGCCACTAGTGCTGCCGGCGCATCCGGTTTAATGCAGCTCATGCCTGCAACTGCGCGCTATTTAGGGGTGTCTGATCGTTTTGACCCTGCCCAAAATATTATGGGTGGCGCAAAATATTTACGCCAAATGCTCGACCAGTTTGATAATAATGTGGAAACAGCGCTTGCTGCGTACAATGCAGGTCCTGGAAATGTAAAAAAATACGGGGGTATCCCTCCTTTCCAAGAAACTCAAAACTATGTCAAAAAAATAATGAACTATATGAATGTGTAAATTATTTATAAATAGCGGTGAACTTGTCGTGAAAATTTGAAGACGAAAGCCAAAAGGGATTTTGAGATTTTATTGTTTATGCTCCTGAAATGCTGTATTTTGGATTAGTTGGAAAATCGTTGTGAACACCTATTAAATCAACAATTCCACCGTTCTGATAATAGATGTGAAACGCCCTTCAAATTTTTTGGCAGGGCACTTTATTTGTTAAAATGGCCCTACGTTGCTAGAATGATTGTATCGCCTATATGAAATTTACATTACTTACATGACATTCATATTTCATATACTGGCAAAGAAAGACACAAAGGAGTATAACTAATGAATCGAAAATATACGATTCCTTATGAGGAACTCGGTGCTGAAAAGCTTTCTGAATTAATTAACGCGTTCTACTCTCGAGTGGCGAAGCATCCTTTATTAATTCCTATTTTTCCTGAAGATCTGACGGAAACAATTCGTAAACAAATACAATTCCAAACGCAGTATCTTGGGGGGCCTAACCTTTTCTCTGAAGAACATGGTCATCCAATGATGCGTGCTAGACATATGCATTTTAAAATTACACCCGATCGTGCCCAGGCATGGCTTGAATGTATGGCAGAGGCGATGGACGAAGTGGGCTTGGACGGGAAATTCCGTGAAGTTTACTATAAGCGTCTCGTAATGACTGCTCACCATATGGTCAACGCCCCAAATGATGAGGAGGGATTTGAGTGAATAATATCCAACTTTTACAGCAACCTGTTGCACCATCCACATGTAATAAACCGATTGAGCTTTACATTTTTATTGACCCCCTTTGCGAAAAAGCATTATCTCTTCAAACGACAATGCGTAAACTGCAAGTAGAATATGGTCATTACTTTACATGTCGATATGTCCTTAGTACGGAACTCTCTGCTCTCAACAGCATGACGAGCCGGATGAAAGGCTGTGTTTCCGGAGCGGAATTGGATATTACACATCCAGCATTACCTTCAATTGCAATTAAAGCGGCTGAACTTCAAGGAAAGCGAGCAGGTTTCCGCTATTTAAACAAAGTTCAAGAAGTAGCGACACTTAATACACGCAATATCAATTCCCATGCGACTTTAATTGAAATCGCACAGCAAGTTAACCTGGATATGGATGAGTTCGTGTCCGACTTTGGTTCAAAAGAAGCAGCTCGCGCCTTCCAATGTGATTTATACTTAACACGTGAAATGGAAGTTGAAGAAATTCCAAGCATCGTATTTTTCAATGAGTGCATTGAAGATGAAGGCCTGAAAGTAAGCGGTTCTTATAATTATGAAGTTTACGAGCATATTTTAGCAGAATTGCTAGGAGAAGAATTAATTCGCCAACCGGTTCCCGCATTAGACGAGTTATTCGATCGATTCAGCACCCTTACAACAGCTGAAGTAGCCGAAATCTACTCAATCAATGAACAACTGGCAGAACGCGAATTAAAGAAACGTATGCTACAGCAAAAAGTAGAACGCATCATGACTGACGAAATTACACTATGGCGTGCAAAAGAACGCACGACCTACTAAATAATTTATAAAACGCACTTATACAATATTTTCACCAGCTATGCATTCATGCAGGCTGGTTTTTTTATGTTTTCTGCAGGATATTTGAAATTCAATAAGTACAATAGAGTTTTTTGATGATATGAGGATAGACATAGGTAAATTTGCCCCTGTGTTCGTTCAGGCCGTCGTGAAAGGAGAACTTGCTAGCCTAAGTCAGGTGGAATGCAGAAGCAATTGTGAGGGATTTAGAGGCGTTTTGGATGAAGTGCAGTAATCTTTATTTTATTCGCCGTTTGGATTGGAAAAGTAGAAGTTTTTGGGGGAAAAATAGAATGTTCTCCTTGGAATGTGGAAAAGTTCGAATGAAATGTAGAAAGTATTTCTGTTTATGTAGAACACTCCTCCTTTATTTACCTTTTCGATCGAGAAAGGAGAATCGTCCGAGGTGAATGGAGAACATTTGCCCTGAAATGTGGAAAGTTTCAAGCTTAAGTAGATTGCTCCGTCTATATTCGCCGTTTGGATTGGAAAAGTAGAATCTTTTGAGGTAAAAGTAGAATGTTGCTCCTAGTATGTAGAAACTTTTCATCGGAGTGTAGAACACTTGCCTGATTAAGTAGAACGCCCTCCCCCATTAAACCCGAATACACGAATAATGGAGAACAAAAACAAAAGAGGCGCCTTATTCTCGAGAAATAAGACGCCTCTTTTTCACAAAGGGGATGGGAGAAATGTTCACGTTCAAACAAAGGGGTGTATGTTTGTTATGTGATTTATTTCACGAGTATTACTCTATCATGGAATAATATTTCTTGCAATGTATCTTTCACAATTTCACAAATTCGTCATATAGTAAGCGTTTCCAAGCGAAGTAATGAGGTTTAAAGTAAAATGTCATAAATTCTTCTTTAATTATCTGCCTTAAACGCCGATATATCAACACTCAGAAAGCCTTTCCTTCCAACTATAACCGTTAAAACATACTCATCAAACTTCACCAAAACAAAGTAAATTTCCATTTTTTCAAGCAAAAAACGCACCTGAAACAGATGCGTTTTCACAAACTATTAATTATTCAATAATAATTTTTCAAGCTCTTCCAGCTTCTCTTCGAATACTTTACATGCCAATGCGATCGGTTCCGGAGATTCCATATCTACACCTGCAGCTTTTAATACTTCAATCGGGAAGTCCGAGCAGCCTGCTTTCAGGAAGTTGTTAATATAACGCTCAACTGCCGGTTCGCCTTCTTCTAAAATTTGTTTAGATAATGCTGTTGCCGCTGATTGACCTGTTGCATACTGATATACGTAATAGTTGTAGTAGAAGTGTGGAATACGTGCCCATTCCAGACCGATTTCTTCGTCTACTGTCATTGCATCACCAAAGTATTGTTTGTTTAAATCGTAATAAATCGATGTTAATTTTTCCGATGTGATCGATTCGCCTTTTGCATCTAATTCGTGAATCATATGCTCAAACTCAGCGAACATTGTTTGACGGAATACCGTACCGCGGAAACCATCCAGCCATTGATTTAATAAATAGATTTTCTGCTTATCATCATCCAATGTTTTCATTAAGTGATTAAATAATAGTTCTTCGTTACACGTTGAAGCCACTTCCGCAACGAAAATCGAGTAATCTGCATATTGATACGGCTGGTTGGCACGTGAATAATAACTGTGCATCGAGTGGCCGAATTCATGTGCCAATGTATAAAGGTTATTCACATTATTTTGCCAGTTCATTAAGACATACGGATTTGTACCGAACGTTCCCGAAGAATAGGCACCGCTGCGTTTCCCTTTGTTTTCTAGCACGTCTACCCAACGGCTTTCCAAACCTTTTTCAACGATTTCCTGATATTCTTTACCAAGTGGCGCGAAGCTTTCTACCATCGTTTTCTTTGCTTCGTCATATGTTACTTCCATTTTCACTTCTTTAACAAGCGGCGTAAACAGATCGTACATATGCAGCTCATCTACACCAAGTACTTTTTTGCGAAGCTCTACATAACGGTGTAATGCCGGTAAGTAATCATGGATTGTTGAAACAAGCTGGTCATACACTTTTTCAGGAATGAAGTTATTGCTAAGTGCTGCATGACGAGCAGAATTGTAATTACGAACTTTTGCATTAGCATTATGCGCTTTTACATTCCCAGCTAAAGTTGTCGCAAATGTATTTTTATATTGGCCGTAAGTTTTGTAAACGGCTTTAAATGCTGCCTCACGTACTTCACGATTGTCGCTTTCAAGCATTGTAATATAGTTACCGTGCGTAATTTGTACTTCTTCTCCATCTTCCCCTATGATTTTCGGGAATTCTAAATCAGCATTGTTTAAAGCGCTGAATGTTTTGCCAGCTGTCGATGTCACTTCAGAAAATTGTGCCAGCAACTCTTCCTTTTCAGCAGATAAAATATGAGGACGGCCCAAGTTTAGTTCTTTTAGGCTTTGTTCATATAGTGAAAGTGGTTCATAGCTTTCCACATAGCTGTTTAAAGTCGCTTCATCCAATGCCAAAATTTCAGGTGTAATAAATGACCACGCTGCTCCTGCATTTGTAAGAACAGAGCGAATACGACCATCAAGATCCTGGTATTTACTATTCGTCGTATCCTGATCATGCTTCAAATGAGAATATACATATAACTTGCTCAGACGCTCGTATAATGCATCACTGAACTGCAATGTATTGTATAAGCTTTCCGCGCTATCTGCTACTTTCCCTTTATAATCCGAAGCTTTTTTTGATAATTGTTCCACTTCTTTCAGTTCAGCTTCCCAAGCTTCATCGGATTCAAAAATTGTTGTTAAATCCCATGTTAATTGCTCAGGTACTTCTTCACGCGTTAAAATTTGCTTTGCCATTTATTTGCCTCCTACTATTCCGATATTCGAAATTATAAATCTATTTAAACAATTTCAACATCCAAATGCAACCAATTCGTCGTACAGAACATTAAAAAGTTGTTCCTCGGCGATATTCTCACCCAGTTGCTCAATATTGAGATGTCTTAAAATTGCTAAATAGTGTTCCACCGCCGCTTTTCGCTCATCCGTCAACTTCAATTGACTCCATTTGAAAAAATAAGGAATTGCATGTACATTCATCGTTTTGGGAGTGAGCGCATGGTAGTCCATAAAATGAAAAAGCCCTACTTGCCATTCTATACAAAATTGATTAAAAGCATGCGTATTGTAAACAGGAATCCCCAAAAAAATCGGGAACTCCGTCATCGTTAGCCTTAATTCATAAATTGAACGGAAAAATTGATCGTTTACCCCTTTTTTGCTTAATAGGAGACGGGGATGGATATAGTATTCCCGATATTTCCTGTAGTTTTTCAGGAGCAGATGAAATTGGGATTTTGATACTTTTTCAGGAACCAACAGCGGAAAACGTTGTTGACTAAGGGGCAATGGCTTAACAACAGCGAAATACTGCCATTTATGAAGATGAATTAAATTGCTAATATAGTAGAAGGTTTTACTTTTTACATCATAGGTGATGAGGAATTTCTGTTCTTTATACTGTTGCATAAATTGGGAATGTGTATGATTGATTGAAACTTTTACGATACCGGTACCTTTGAATTTATCGGGAGTATGCAAAATCCATATCGGCGTTATTTTTGCTTGCAAATAGCCTCTAGTACGCTGTTGAAAAGATGGATGCGCGATTGGACTGCACTGAAATTCGATTGCATATTGATGATTTTTTATTGTGATGAGAATATCCGGTCGCTGTTGAAGCTGCGGCAAATACGGTTCCAGGACGGGACGTAGCTGAAGGCTCGTAAAAAGTTCAAAGAGGTGTTGTTTCCCAAGGAGATGTTCGGCAGATTCCCCTTCAGAAAACAAGGAATCACATTCACTATTTTTTTCATGTGCAAAGTGGGGAATTCTTATATGTCCAGCCTTTAATAAAAGCTGTTCTTTACATTGAGGGCAGAAAAAGGACTGCTGCTTTCTTATTCTTTGTAATTCATCCAGCGGTAGTTTCGACGTTAAATGGAATAATTGCTGTTGTTCGGTCATTGCGACCAGCATTTGCTTCCACTCCTTTTTAACCATCTTAATGAAATGCATATTCATTTTCAACTTGTAAATAGTAACTATTGGAAACTGGTTTTTTCAATGGATTTCTACTTTTATTGATTACCGTCCCCCTTTATAGACGAACTTTCCACTTTTCCGTCACAAGGTTCTACTTTCTCGATGCCCTATTCTGCTTCACACGCACTATATTCAACTTTCCTCAACCAATATTCTACTTTTGCCGCTCTATATTCTACTTCCTCCAACCAGATATCCCCCAGCACAAACACAAAAAAGCCACCTGAAATCAGGTGACTTTCGTAAACTGCTGTCCTAATCAAAATACGTAATGATTGTTTCGAAGCAGTCTTCAGCAATGATTGTTTCCCCGTACTCTTCAAGGCGGTGCGCTGTAATTTTGGAAGCAGCTAAATATTCAGTACATAAAGCGATGATATTTCTCGCTTCCTGGCTTTCCAAATCTTTCAAATCTACATATAAATAGTAGTAATCCTCCCATTTATACAACACAGATTCTAATCCTAATGGTGCTGCGCGTTTTGCAAGAGGTACTAGTTCGTCAATATCTTTAAATCGGAATCGGGCATTTTCAAGCGATTGTTCTTCTTCTTTTGCAGCTTTGCCAATCGCATTGAAGATCGATTCTTCCATTTCATTTAATTGATCTGATATATGAAGGTCATCTTCAAAGTTGCCTGTCATTGAAGAAGTTTCGGAGTCATTACCTACAGACGCGCGTGTAACAACGACTTCCAATCCACTTTCTGAAGCGTTAATATGAATCCAAATTGGACCATCTAAATCGAAATAATCATCTGTATTTATTTCACCAATGATATCCCAGAAAAGCTCTTCACCTTTTGCGCGATTGTACCATATTTCTTCGCGAGTATAACCGCGGTCCTCGATATCACTATACGTAATAAATAATTTTAGCGTATTTTCATTAATGCGTTCGATGTCCATTAGACCTCAACCCCCTTCACAGTCATTGTATAGAACGTCGCTTTATTTCCAAGTGGCATACAATATGGCGTTCTATTGCATCGGAACTGAGATACTTTTAAATATTAGAAGTATCTATAACTCTATTGTATGATGGAATGGATTAAAATGAAAAGGAAAAACATTATTCAGGATAAATAATTTGAATAATTGAAATTGTATTGCACCACTCCATTTAAATCAAGTAATTAAGGTGTCTTTCTAATATGTTCTAAAATAAAAAAAAGATGCTACAATTGCACAATATGCATCCGTAACATCATGAGCGGTCTATTTAGTTAACCATGCGTTGGGCTTCTTGCAACTGGTATGCTCGTACTTTACGAGGCAGGAATCGACGAATTTCATCTTCGTTATAACCAACTTGCAGACGTTTTTCATCTAAAATAATCGGACGACGTAATAGTCCCGGATATTCCTGAATAAGCTCATATAATCGTTGTAACGGCAATGTTTCAACATCGACATTCAACTTCTGGAAAATTTTCGAACGCGTTGAGATAATTTCATCTGTACCATCTTCTGTCATTCGTAAAATCTCTTTGATTTCACTAATTGTAAGTGGCTCGGAAAAAATGTTACGTTCTGTATATGGGATATCATGTTCCTCTAACCATGCTTTTGCTTTTCGACATGAAGTACAACTTGGTGAAGTAAATAATGTTACTAACATTGGCTCACTCCCTCTCTAATTGATTTCAATTCAATTGCTAGATGTTGCTTCCTGTTATTAAAGAAGCACAAATGTATAAGTAAAACTCAATTTAGAATTAATTTAATTTAAGATTCTGTTCCCATTATACATGAATAACCCATGTTTGAATATACAATGTCAACAAATAATTCAACTTACGTAATAAATTTTATTACGTATTTCTCTCTAATAGGCACACTTTCTATAATTTTGTGCCATAACAAATTTTACCCGTATAATAGAAAAATAAAACGTCCTGATTTTCGATATTTTTTCTCATTTAACAAAATGTAATTGAGAAAAAAATCAGAAAATACAATGTCATTTCATATAATACAATCATCTATTTACTACTATTTCCATTTTCACTTCGTTTTATTCCTGTTTCTTTAAAATAAAACGATTGCTTTCTTTTCAATGATTAAGTTATAATCCTTTCAAGATTATAAAAAACGATGACGAAGAGTAGTACATTTAATGAGAATGCCTAGAGAGTCTGTGGTTGGTGTAAACAGATCATTCGTTAAATGGAATGGACTTCCGAGTTAGCTTGATGAACGTTTCTATTAGTAGTCCAGCTCGTCGCCTTCACGTTACGAAGCAAAGTGGCCAATTAAGGCAAGCTGGGTGGTACCGCGGATTTTAACATCATTCGTCCCTTCTATTTTCGAATAGAGGACGCATGATGTTTTTTTATTTTCATTTGATTTTAAGGAGGAACACCCAATGAAAACAATCTTTTCAGGTGTACAACCAACAGGAACTATTACTTTAGGGAACTATATCGGAGCGATTAAACAATTCCCTGCTTTACAGGAAAACAACAACGCCATTTATTGCATCGTGGATCAGCATGCAATTACTGTGCCACAGGATCGCCTGGAGTTGCGTAAAAATATCCGCTCTTTGGCAGCTATGTATATTGCATGTGGCATTGATCCGAAAAAATCGATTTTATTTATTCAGTCAGAAGTCCCTGCCCACGCCCAAGCCGGCTGGATGCTGCAATGCGTCGCTTCAATAGGTGAATTAGAGCGTATGACACAGTTCAAAGACAAATCAACAGGTAAAGAGTCCGTTTCTGCCGCACTATTAACATACCCGCCGTTAATGGCTGCCGATATTCTTCTTTACAATACAGACATCGTACCAGTAGGCGAAGACCAAAAGCAGCATATTGAATTAACACGCGATTTAGCTGAGCGTTTCAATAAGCGCTACAATGACGTATTAACGATTCCTGATATTCAGTTGCCGAAAGAAGGCGCACGTATCAAATCATTGCAAGAGCCGACTAAAAAGATGTCCAAATCGGATACGAACTCAAAAGCGACGATTCGCCTGCTTGATACAGCAAAAGAAATCGAGAAGAAAATCAAATCTGCTGTAACGGATTCTGAGGGAATCGTTAAATTTGATATTGAAAACAAACCAGGTGTATCAAACTTGCTTATTATTGAATCTGCCTTATCCGGAACAGCAATTGCAGATTTAGAAGCAAAGTATGAAGGCAAAGGCTATGGTGATTTTAAAGCTGGAGTAGCACAGGCTGTTATTGACCACTTAACACCAATTCAAGAACGCTATTATGCACTGATTGACTCACCTGAACTTGATGAAATTTTGGATGAGGGTGCAGTAAAAGCGAATGCCATTGCCTCTAAAACACTCAAGAAAATGGAGAACGCGATGGGCTTAGGCCGTAAACGACGCTAAACATCCCGCCAATAGCAACAAGCAGCATATACAACTCTGCTCCGTGTACAATGTACATTAATACAGCATGCCATGAATAACCGAGCGTGCGGTAATTCAAGTATAAAATCATATTACTGATCGACATGACACTGAGCCCATAAAAAAATAAAAAAAGTACGAAACGTGTCAAAACACCATCCTTCGTACAACTATACGAAAAACGAACGTGCGATAGAAGAAGCACGTTCGTTTTTTGTCATTTTATTAATCTGTAAATTTTTTAAATAATAAACAAGCATTATGTCCGCCGAAACCGAGTGAATTGCTTAACGCATATTCAACTTCCGCTTTTCTTGCGGCATTTGGTACATAATCCAAATCACATTCCGGATCCGGCTCGTGTAAATTCATTGTCGGCGGCAAAATACCTTCCTTCAACGCAAGTACCGTAAAGATTGCCTCAATACCGCCTGCTGCACCTAATAAATGGCCTGTCATACTTTTCGTTGAGCTCATCGCTAATTTATAGGCATGGTCACCAAAAACAGTCTTAACTGCCTGTGTTTCAAATAAGTCATTATATGGTGTACTCGTACCGTGTGCGTTAATGTAACCAACTTGGTCAGGCGATACTTGTGCATCATCGATTGCCATTTGCATCGCACGTGCTGCACCTTCACCGTTTGGAGCCGGTGCTGTAATATGATGGGCATCCCCAGTTGAACCATATCCAACAACTTCACCGTAAATTTTCGCACCGCGCGCTTTTGCATGTTCATACTCTTCCAAAATTAAAATCCCTGCGCCTTCACCAATAACGAAGCCGTCACGGTTTTTATCGAATGGACGTGATGCAGTTGCCGTGTCCGGATTTAACGATAACGCTGTGTTTGCAACGAAGCCGGCAACCGCCATTGTTACGATTGGTGCCTCTGCCCCGCCTGTAATCATGACATCCGCATCTCCACGTTCGATTACTTTGAACGCATCCCCAATCGAGTTTGTTCCTGATGCACAAGCCGTTACAGAACAAGAGTTTACTCCTTTTGCCCCTAGATAAATCGATACTTGTCCAGATGCCATATCCGGAATCATCATCGGTACGAAGAATGGACTTACACGGCGAACACCGCGCTCCTGGAATGTTAGAAACTGCTGTTCATGTGTTTCCATTCCGCCGATTCCAGAACCGATCCAAACACCTACGCGCGGTGCCATTTCTTCGGTAATCGTCAAGTTGGCATCTTTTGCAGCCATCATTGAAGCAGCGACCGCATAATGTGTAAAGCGGTCCATTTTACGTGCTTCTTTCTTTTCAATATATTCTTCTATATTAAAATCTCTTACTTCAGCGGCTACAGAGACTGGAAATTTGCTCACATCTACACGTGTTAATGGTCCAATACCAGACTTGCCTGCAATTACATTTTCCCATGCTTGCTCTGCACTGTTTCCTACTGGCGATACTGCACCGATTCCTGTAACAACAACTCTTCTTTTCTCCATTATTTAACACCCTTTTCTAAGTTAAATTCTTTTCCCTATTTAAAGGTTGATTTCATTTCGGGTCTTTGGCCAATACGATGTCGGTGACGATTTTAGTATTCGTTCCATCCTCCCCAACATTCCAATCAACGTGCTTATTTACCCCACTTTAATGCAAGTGCTCCCCATGTAAGGCCACCGCCGAAACCTACTAAAACAACGATATCATCATCTTTGATTTTTCCTGATTCCAAATCTTCAACGATTGAAATACCGATTGAAGCGGCTGATGTATTGCCGTATTTCTGGATTGTTTTCGACATTTTTTCCTCTGGTAAGTCAAGACGCTCTCTCGCGGCTTCCATAATGCGGATGTTCGCTTGATGCGGTACCAAATAATCGACATCTTCCTTCGTCAGGCCTGCCTTTTCGATTACATTTACTGCTGATTCGCCCATTTGACGAACTGCAAATTTAAATACTTCACGACCATTCATCGCAATATGGTTTTTAGGATTTAAATAAAGATGCTTTCCGCCTGTTCCGTCAGCTCCAAGTTCGAACGCAAGAATTCCGCGGCCTTCCGAAACTTTGCCGAGAACAGCCGCACTTGCACCATCGCCAAATAGGACAGCTGTGTTGCGGTCATCCCAATCCACAATTTTCGACAGTTTTTCAACACCTACTACTAATACATATTCATAATTATTGCTCTCAATAAATTGTTTTGCAATAGCCGTTCCATAAATAAATCCTGAGCATGCAGCGGACACATCCATTGCGCCACATCCCGATATTCCAAGTCGTTCTTGAATTTGACACGCTACACTCGGGAAATTCTGATCCTGTGTAACCGTCGCAACAACGATTAGACCAATTTGATCTGGTGTTATACCTGCATTTTCAATAGCTTGCACTGCTGCTTTATATGCTAAATCCGATGT
This window of the Solibacillus isronensis genome carries:
- a CDS encoding beta-ketoacyl-ACP synthase III, which gives rise to MNAGIIGMGKYVPEKAIANKDFEKVLDTSDEWIRSRTGIENRFIAENEETSDLAYKAAVQAIENAGITPDQIGLIVVATVTQDQNFPSVACQIQERLGISGCGAMDVSAACSGFIYGTAIAKQFIESNNYEYVLVVGVEKLSKIVDWDDRNTAVLFGDGASAAVLGKVSEGRGILAFELGADGTGGKHLYLNPKNHIAMNGREVFKFAVRQMGESAVNVIEKAGLTKEDVDYLVPHQANIRIMEAARERLDLPEEKMSKTIQKYGNTSAASIGISIVEDLESGKIKDDDIVVLVGFGGGLTWGALALKWGK
- the trpS gene encoding tryptophan--tRNA ligase, translating into MKTIFSGVQPTGTITLGNYIGAIKQFPALQENNNAIYCIVDQHAITVPQDRLELRKNIRSLAAMYIACGIDPKKSILFIQSEVPAHAQAGWMLQCVASIGELERMTQFKDKSTGKESVSAALLTYPPLMAADILLYNTDIVPVGEDQKQHIELTRDLAERFNKRYNDVLTIPDIQLPKEGARIKSLQEPTKKMSKSDTNSKATIRLLDTAKEIEKKIKSAVTDSEGIVKFDIENKPGVSNLLIIESALSGTAIADLEAKYEGKGYGDFKAGVAQAVIDHLTPIQERYYALIDSPELDEILDEGAVKANAIASKTLKKMENAMGLGRKRR
- the spxA gene encoding transcriptional regulator SpxA; amino-acid sequence: MLVTLFTSPSCTSCRKAKAWLEEHDIPYTERNIFSEPLTISEIKEILRMTEDGTDEIISTRSKIFQKLNVDVETLPLQRLYELIQEYPGLLRRPIILDEKRLQVGYNEDEIRRFLPRKVRAYQLQEAQRMVN
- the fabF gene encoding beta-ketoacyl-ACP synthase II — protein: MEKRRVVVTGIGAVSPVGNSAEQAWENVIAGKSGIGPLTRVDVSKFPVSVAAEVRDFNIEEYIEKKEARKMDRFTHYAVAASMMAAKDANLTITEEMAPRVGVWIGSGIGGMETHEQQFLTFQERGVRRVSPFFVPMMIPDMASGQVSIYLGAKGVNSCSVTACASGTNSIGDAFKVIERGDADVMITGGAEAPIVTMAVAGFVANTALSLNPDTATASRPFDKNRDGFVIGEGAGILILEEYEHAKARGAKIYGEVVGYGSTGDAHHITAPAPNGEGAARAMQMAIDDAQVSPDQVGYINAHGTSTPYNDLFETQAVKTVFGDHAYKLAMSSTKSMTGHLLGAAGGIEAIFTVLALKEGILPPTMNLHEPDPECDLDYVPNAARKAEVEYALSNSLGFGGHNACLLFKKFTD
- the pepF gene encoding oligoendopeptidase F; the encoded protein is MAKQILTREEVPEQLTWDLTTIFESDEAWEAELKEVEQLSKKASDYKGKVADSAESLYNTLQFSDALYERLSKLYVYSHLKHDQDTTNSKYQDLDGRIRSVLTNAGAAWSFITPEILALDEATLNSYVESYEPLSLYEQSLKELNLGRPHILSAEKEELLAQFSEVTSTAGKTFSALNNADLEFPKIIGEDGEEVQITHGNYITMLESDNREVREAAFKAVYKTYGQYKNTFATTLAGNVKAHNANAKVRNYNSARHAALSNNFIPEKVYDQLVSTIHDYLPALHRYVELRKKVLGVDELHMYDLFTPLVKEVKMEVTYDEAKKTMVESFAPLGKEYQEIVEKGLESRWVDVLENKGKRSGAYSSGTFGTNPYVLMNWQNNVNNLYTLAHEFGHSMHSYYSRANQPYQYADYSIFVAEVASTCNEELLFNHLMKTLDDDKQKIYLLNQWLDGFRGTVFRQTMFAEFEHMIHELDAKGESITSEKLTSIYYDLNKQYFGDAMTVDEEIGLEWARIPHFYYNYYVYQYATGQSAATALSKQILEEGEPAVERYINNFLKAGCSDFPIEVLKAAGVDMESPEPIALACKVFEEKLEELEKLLLNN
- the mecA gene encoding adaptor protein MecA; its protein translation is MDIERINENTLKLFITYSDIEDRGYTREEIWYNRAKGEELFWDIIGEINTDDYFDLDGPIWIHINASESGLEVVVTRASVGNDSETSSMTGNFEDDLHISDQLNEMEESIFNAIGKAAKEEEQSLENARFRFKDIDELVPLAKRAAPLGLESVLYKWEDYYYLYVDLKDLESQEARNIIALCTEYLAASKITAHRLEEYGETIIAEDCFETIITYFD
- a CDS encoding lytic transglycosylase domain-containing protein, whose translation is MDISSMKTLLELQAMQNLNTSNQSSASVLSSSTSTLFSDLMSDILGGQSLSSSLTGLGDVSTFQQLTDSEQTSNSQQQNSAAQNYIATFLLNNSTNLTNLPGTFNSLSASNETSTIEQYMTDFTRKTDVANFFAGAETYQAEIAAAAKKYNLPEKLITSVIKQESNFKASATSAAGASGLMQLMPATARYLGVSDRFDPAQNIMGGAKYLRQMLDQFDNNVETALAAYNAGPGNVKKYGGIPPFQETQNYVKKIMNYMNV
- a CDS encoding competence protein CoiA, which produces MLVAMTEQQQLFHLTSKLPLDELQRIRKQQSFFCPQCKEQLLLKAGHIRIPHFAHEKNSECDSLFSEGESAEHLLGKQHLFELFTSLQLRPVLEPYLPQLQQRPDILITIKNHQYAIEFQCSPIAHPSFQQRTRGYLQAKITPIWILHTPDKFKGTGIVKVSINHTHSQFMQQYKEQKFLITYDVKSKTFYYISNLIHLHKWQYFAVVKPLPLSQQRFPLLVPEKVSKSQFHLLLKNYRKYREYYIHPRLLLSKKGVNDQFFRSIYELRLTMTEFPIFLGIPVYNTHAFNQFCIEWQVGLFHFMDYHALTPKTMNVHAIPYFFKWSQLKLTDERKAAVEHYLAILRHLNIEQLGENIAEEQLFNVLYDELVAFGC
- a CDS encoding DsbA family protein, which produces MNNIQLLQQPVAPSTCNKPIELYIFIDPLCEKALSLQTTMRKLQVEYGHYFTCRYVLSTELSALNSMTSRMKGCVSGAELDITHPALPSIAIKAAELQGKRAGFRYLNKVQEVATLNTRNINSHATLIEIAQQVNLDMDEFVSDFGSKEAARAFQCDLYLTREMEVEEIPSIVFFNECIEDEGLKVSGSYNYEVYEHILAELLGEELIRQPVPALDELFDRFSTLTTAEVAEIYSINEQLAERELKKRMLQQKVERIMTDEITLWRAKERTTY